tGTAACTACAAAAACGTGTAAATgtattttgacagtttttatcagctgctgtAGGACCATCTGTATTTTTATGAGGGAAAAAAAGGTAACTGCCTTTAAATAGAAAAGGCCCTTTGTGCAGTCCAGGTCCTGTGGTGAGCTTCAAACAGGCTCGAATCACTGTGCTGGAGTTTCCCTTTGACTGCGATTCAGATCTCTGAATCAGTGTTTAATTAGGAGCTCTGATCAGAGCGGGATGTGTGCGTCTAGCGTTGGACGAGTCGAACGAAGGCTTGGACCAGCTGGACGAAGGGCTCCTGGTCCTCCGGCGTGGCCTTGGATCCTGGTGTAGGTGAGTCGGAGAGTAATGACCACAACAACATACTCTGaaagaaaacatgaaaatatttggGTGAATCAAGCAAATGTGTCCGATTTCACCCCCAAATAAAAAGATATAATAATctaatttcatatttttcattgtGGCTTACTACATATATACTTTAATTTATTGGCTTACTGCTCATAACCaggaaaaataaaaagtcaataaatacaaattaaatactaaaatacatTGAAGGAatctgtgggggaaaaaaacactttGCAGACAGGATGATTTAAAACTTACTGTTCTGAGAATGTCACACAacttaaaatcagttttttttatctacatattttaagttaaaaaaatatatatatttcatgattGGCAATAAAGttcatttgattaaataattgaataccgtattttccggactataagtcgcactttttttcatagtttggctggtcctgcgacttatagtaaggtgcgacttatcaaaattaatttgacatgaaccaagagacattaccgtctacagccgcgagagggcgctataagctgctcagtgtagactacaggagcactgagcagaaaagagcgccctctcgcggcatTACATgaacatatattacataaaagacACGATCAACGGACTGTGGGATggatacaaaatattttatcaatCTCTGATAATCTCAGATTGCTCTGGTCACCCTGGTTTGTTTAGTCATTAAACTCGTGTtttggccacgacaaaactaaaccaaaaagactcgtttaattttttacttttattatttttttaattaattatttattattaaagtcatttatttattatttatcatttatttatgcatgccaGTAGTTATGTAAATGAAAAACGAATTTGAGATCGATATGAAACCTCTTTAATGATGTAAGTTATAGTTTATGAAGtgaattgcattattttacattgcaaaactttattttctttttttttgcgtaTATATAAGGCGTTAAAATGACTCCATACATTTCTCTTGgtacagcgattagaagacttaagtgtcacattcttcagaaatcattctaatatgctgatttgctgattatcaatatttaaaacatgagtattttttcagcattctttgatgaatataaggattcaaagatcagcatttacgtgaaataaaaggcttttgcaacactatatcattcaaaagagtcagtgtcatttttgttttttggaaaataaattatagaaatgaacactttttttttttttttttttttttttttttagcaaggactCTTTTGTGGGTTCGAGTAACACCACGACTAGGGTGCTCtggagcaaggcactgaacccccaactgctccccggacgcCGTGGCATAAATGGCTGGCCactgtggggtttttttttctctcactgtcTATGGAATTGACTtgacaccatagacagtaaaagaaagcttGACACACATCTCCGAGTCTGACATATTCCCCGGGTCACGTGACCAACACAAACGAGCTCTCTCATATCACGTGACTCCGTGAACGCTTATAATAcacatatattaataaaacacctatttaaaaaattttttacatataaatgcgCAATATTAACATgttataatttaacaaaaatcgAGCTAAAATCGCTTTATTTTTACACTAGTCACGTGATTAATCTGACACAACGTGACCCGGTCAGTCAGCGAGCGCAGAGCAGCTGATCGCGCAAAGCACGAGTCACAGTAAAACAttgggaacattcttttgttcgAGAACAAAGCATTAAATCGCAGGATAAAGGGTAAGATGAACCGTTATTTGCTGTAATTCGATATTTCTGCGTTTATTTACTCTGCAGGGTGTTTAATGAACAGCTGTTTCTGCAGTGAATGAGCTCTCATTTGTGCTGTAGAGTCCATCATCACACTCTCAATCAGTAACAAACCCctataaataacattaaacacCAGCATTGCGTTTAGATTTCTATTCTAATTTAATATTACGACTGACAATTCCTTCGAATATATGTATAACCATGTATCCATGTATTAATAAGCTAATGTGCTTGCAAATAAAGACATTTccattataatattatatgccaaataatacattaatcgttatttacaaaaatgtaatttgtattaatataaataaattttatgatTACATAGAAATTGTATTGAATAgggttgtgttaaaaaaaatattctctaatataatattttcaggttatttataaaatatttatattatatacacgtATGTTATTGTTTTTGAAACCGGGTTTTCTGGGTCCGTATAAACCCCTAATATTTCatacacaaataaattatattaaagtatagTGATACAGGCCAGGTTTTctctattatttgtatatattattaatcactATAATGCCAGAGCGTCCAAACATTAAAAGCAGATCATTTTACTTTCCCTGTCTTTTTATAATTAACCATGTTTAGAAACTGCTGGGGTTGAGCGTTCAACAGTGCTAAAGTTCACGGTGTCTAGAGTTCAAGCGCCATTGAGAAATTTGACATCCTTCTTTAGTTTCACAGTGAGAGAACAGAAGCTGTGGTCAGTACGGatgtgtctcaaaacctagttAACTCCCTATCTAGTATTTTTAGGGACATCTATCTGTTGTGCTCAAAAATGCTTCCTAGGTAGGTGTTtcttttatatttgtaatttccATGTATATGGTAAATGGTATACTATTTACATTGTAAAtgacttaaaataatattataaaattacaatgGTATAACGGCCAAAAAAAGAATGATATTGCTATAGGATGTATTCATGTTAATtagctttaaatgtaaaaaaaaaaaaaaaaaaaaaaaaaatctgttttcctttttgagtctttctctgaaaaaaaaaactaaatatgaaaatattgtattatattttgtttattttagtttaatatgtGTCTTTGGAAAAAATAGCTGAAAATATCACATTCAATTatgttttagttgtgtttttttgtggaggaaaagaattaaaaaaaaaaacatgagagagcattttattattaaataaaagaatataaaaaaaacctttactgtcactcacatttttgaacatagactttatagtacacgatccaaacttacatttttataatttatgaatgaaaacattttgtagcaTGATATTGATGTAACGTTTACATGATAATTCAATgtatgattttaaaatgggttttaaaagtagagatgttccgataccctttttctcttcccgataccgattccgatacctgggctcagggtatcggccgataccgagtactgatccgatacctgggtgtatatctgtatatacagctgtatatactactagccctgtgtaaattgctagaatttttttatggtgtgcttcagacagatccctcaataaaacatgaacaaatacatggtgaactactgtatttattacagtatttttattatctaacatgaatttgacagtattatttattttcttatgcaaaaaagaacttcaaatgcagccaaaaatctaacaccgcaaactaaaaaaggtatttaagttttacaatataactgtataaaaaaactgcaacaaataagtctaggaatataaaaaaagatctattaatcagataatctctaacaagtaaaaaacaagtaaaaaacaagcaaccatctaggcataattattattattatagagatgtattattattactgtaggctacaacagtagctttatatattgtcaatttactcatgtaaaccaaacatttattttaatgggctgccatgaagatctttgagtgtctgtgtttatgatatgacagtattctcaaatgaaacggtaaattctcatgaagtgacggtttatgcgttcgtgtcctcatgacacacagcagagactacaaaacagcgagctctcgcgcatctgtgccagtcacccacagagatgtagattttgcgggagtaatatttaaatagtattttgcagtttaatattcacagacactagtatatattcggctactgtctggagccctgcgttttgacttacacggaagcgactgaacgcagttgccggtactgaatatactcgagagtctgtaactaccggtactacagagacatactgctaaccactgatctataatatagtagcggcttcactgtcttttggcagtttagaatgtgatgagtgatccagtcatatatagataagggctgctaacgcgttttcatttcttcttcgctgctctaaacaggggttgcttgtggcaacacagcacaacttcctgtgttttcaatgcattttgagcagcgaagaagaaccgtgcagcggttaggcaaagcttgcggtcataactaggtcttttttaagaaaatggtatcggatcggtatatgggttcatgtactcgccgatgccgatgccagaatttgttgtggtatcggagatatttccgatactagtatcggaatcggaacaactctatttaaaaggatgaattttgagattttaagttttcagtttgtgatagagaaaaaggcaacgaagaagtctttttttttttttaaacaaaggtcaaaactcctgttataatgtagatttttgagggtgcactcttgtctcATGTCAAATTACTtaattttcctacataatttttaacaaaaaaatggtaaaatatatattctggagtcttagacctttccaacgatatatagtttgtcaagattagattagatttaattgtaatatagtgaagtaaatgtaggtgtcccgtatacgggatggggtgacagttaaagggttaaattattattattggagcATTTGATTATTTTGCGGTTGGTTTAATGATATTTTTGTGTGTCTGTACCCAGGTCTAATCTGCCGTGTGTCCAGGAGAGTGAAAAGCGGacaatgtttgtgtgtgcaccAGGAGCGTTCTGACAGACTGCCATATTCAAAGTCTCAAATTCCTGGAAACCTTTGTTGCTCCGCAGTCATGCAGCTGGATCCCGTGCTGGTTGAATCCGCCGTGGTGTTCTCTATGGTGATCTGCGTTCACTGTGCCGTGTGGAGCCAGCTCTCCTGGTGTTGCATCGCTCTGGCCATCCAGGCTTTTTACGTGCAGCACAAATGGGATCGGCTCATTCGGACCGGCGCCGCTGTCTTCCAGTTCCGGCCTTCGGCTAACAGCGGCGTGCTTCCGGCCAGCATGGTGCTGCCTCTGCTGGGCCTGGCTTTGAGGGGGCACTGCATCGCTGTGGGGAATGTTCACATGGAGCGATTCACAATGGTCGTAACAGTGATCGGTATGATGTTGGCGCTATTCCTATCACTCATCGCCCTGGGAATCACGCGGCCGGTGCCCACAAACACCTGCGTTATAGCCGGCATCGCCAGCAGTGCCATTCTGTACACAGTCAAGCAAACTCTAACAGTCTCTGAGGTGATCGAAGTCTTGGAGGTGCTGCTCATTTTTGTATACCTAAGCTTGATTCTCTTGTATCTCCTCCCACGCTGCTTCACTCCAGGAGAGGCGCTCCTCATCCTCGGCGGGATCAGTTTCATCATCAACCAGCTCATCAAACGGTCTCTGTCCTCCTCTGGAAACGCAAACGCCGACCCACTCACGTATTTCCTCCCGGTCGTCGTGTTAGGGTTAGTGCTGCTGGGAATCTTCTTCGCCCTGCTTTTCGTATTCATGGAATCGGAAACCTGGTCGGCGTCGCTCTTCTTCCACACCATGACGGGCGTTTTGGGATTGGGGCTATTGGTTCCTTGGCTCTCCCTGCTCACGAAGCATCACCCCATCACCTGGTTGATGCATTTCATCACCGAAACCAACACTCGTCTTTGGCTGATCGGATACTGGGCGGCTTTGTCGCTTCTAGCGGTTGCCGTTGTGATGCATCAAAACAGTCATCGCTCGGCCGGAAGCAAGAAGCATCAAGCTTCGACGACCGTGCGGAAGTATTTCCACCTCCTCACCGTACTAACCTTTGCTCCTGGACTCGCACTAGATCGTGCTTTACTACATCTAGCCGCGGTCGGATGCCTCTCAGTGTTTGTGTTCCTTGAATTCGTCCGCTGTTTCCGCATCCGACCTCTAGGGGCGCCTGTGCGCCGCCTTCTTACTTTATTCCTGGATGAGAGAGACTCAGGACCGCTTATTCTCACCCACATCTACCTTCTCCTTGGCGTCGCCCTTCCAGTCTGGCTCACGCCCGCGTCCTGCATCCCTAAAGGAGGAGGCCTGCTGCCGTACGCTGGTGTGTTGGCTGTTGGAGTCGGCGACACGGTTGCGTCCGTTTTCGGCAGCACGGTGGGTGAGATCCGCTGGCCCGGCACAAAGAAGACCTTCGAGGGCACAGCAACCTCCGTATTCGCTCAGATCATCGCCGTGGTGGTTTTCCTCATCGCCGACAGCAGTATTAACCTGAACGCCAGCTACTCGTGGGTCGTGGGTTCGATCACAATGGTGGCCATGTTGGAGGCGTATACGTCGCAGATAGACAACCTGCTACTCCCTTTATACCTTTACATCCTCCTGATGATTTGAGATCAGACCCGTTCAGACAAATCAGACCATTATGCCAATGCACAGATTTCAGCAGCATTAAATTCATACGTTACAGCCCTAGTATTGAGAGTCTGGGaatcatatatatacacagtgaaTAGAAATGCACTGAAATTTATTCAAGAACAAACTGTTTCTGATGGTATTATAGAGTGAAACAGACTAGAAAACTACTTGATATTGTAAACGACACACGAAATGGCACAGAAACAGATGTTTGAAggtgaaatgtgtatttttttgcaCCAGTGGCAATGCTTGTTTGAGACTCACATGACAACTTTGTCCGAAAACACAGTTTGGTGCCGCTTTAAACGGACAGTCCACTCAACAAGTATCATTTACTCtgcctcatgttattccaaatccgtatgcatttctttcttctctcGAACACGGAATTTGAAGAATACTGGTAGCCACATTTGTTCgcgtcccattgacttccattgtattttttcccctttaCAAGGAagtcaaagagagaaaaaaactgtttggttcccaacattcttcaaaatatattcttttaattTCCACGGACGAAAGAAACTCATATGTTTGTgagtatactacatcattttcatttttgggtgaagtttaCCTTTAAGTATCCTTCATTTAAATTTTTCAAGGTGTACAGGTGATGATTATGTtgttttgttgcatttattttttgcgtCTTCTCAGAAGCTCTAATGTCTTGAAGCTTTTAATATTTCATCCGCTCAAATCCTGCGTCTGTCACTCCAGTATAAATGACAGGGATTGAGTTgcacattattaaaaaaagaaatggaaaatgtgATGCCCTTTATCGATGCCTACACttgctgagaaacacacacaaagacacgtGCTGGATGCAAACATTAATtatttaaggttttattttctatataattgtatatgttttttgggaagcacatttcttcaattttgaaatgtaaaaaaaattatatattgttaattatccaatgctatctatctatctatctatctatctatgatagatatatatgaaatgtaaaaaaaaacaaaatctaatgctatatatatatatatatatatatatatatatatatatatatatatatatatatatatatatatatatatatgtatatatatatatatatattctaatgcaAAAAACTcaatttgacctttgaccttttttcATCAGAATCCTATAAAAATATCCctggatatttaaaaataaataaaaataattgtgctgTCAAACAAATAATCGCGATAagtcgcatccaaaataaaagtttttggtttaaataatatattgtgtgtgtactttgtatatttaCGATGAATATAGAAATACAcaatcatacagtatatatttgaaaaatgtacatttatattatatatattaaaatatactaatataacaattttcttaaatatatacatgcatgtgtgtgtacttatatattcataaaaaaatatacacagtgcacacaaacttattttggatgcgattattcatttaacagaactaatatatagaaaaataatatagatagatagatggttatttagttattttaataatatatatttataatatttaaacatttaataatatttaaaacggttaattttttttgcatttacaatttgtttttttacattataaagttGTGGAAATGTACATATGTCAAATTGCGAAATTCAGCAAAacatatattattcatttattttgattttgttgtGAAATATGACCCTTGACATGTTTTATCAGATTCACCggttttatgaaaatataatttatccttTCAGTGTATATGCATCACTTGAGCCATGGAAGAACACCattatataagaaaaataattaaatataattttgatgCTATGAATAGGATCTGCCTTTTTGTCCAATACAATACGAAGGACTGGTAGCATAGCTTGTCGCCTTaaaaagtgttttgtattttgaatAGTTCGATGCTAACAGTGGTGTGTCTGCATGGGTCTGTATGTAGGAGGCACAGATCACTGTCCTGTAAACGCATGTATGCAGTTCAGCTGGTGTCTTTACTCTGATAAAGATTGCAGAATTATGtgtttaaacttgaatttattcATGATATTTGACTGAGGCCTTTTTTGTCGCTCTCAGCGTGTTGTGGTGAGTGTTTTACGTTGACGGTTGTCATCGATACTGTGGTTGAAGTGTCAATCACCTGTTCGGTTTGAAGTGCATTCTGGGACATCTGCATGGTTTGAGTGTAAACTTGCTTTTAAGCTACCTGACAATTGTGATAAAATGTGTTACTCTATGGTCCATATTTTGAGATTGGGATATGACGGAGATTGTTGGatgtttattttgtaaatcaGCATTTTTAATGGTGTGtatttacagaaaacaatactttttttcagcatgAAACAAAAAGTAACTTTCAGACTATTGTGACAAAATCTTTTTCTATGTTGAATTTCatgtcttttgtttttctgtttcagCATTgtctataaatattattttccagGTATTCCTGACATGATAATTACAGTTTGGTCATTTATTGTCTTCATCAGGAAATCCAGATTATACTTATTATCAAATGTTCATACATTTTCTATATTGTATTGATTTTGTTGGGTACTTTTTTTGTTGAGTATGGTTCGTTAAAGGAAATAAAGTGGATTTCTAATCAAACTGAATGTTTCTTATTTTCTAAAATTCTGATTTTGAATAAACACTCTTTGGTTAACAAAAACTAGCCTTTTATTAATACTGTTGTGGTTGTAGGTGAAACATACAGATGATTCAAAATGATTAACGGTTTTGGGTCCCTTCACAAAACT
This genomic stretch from Carassius gibelio isolate Cgi1373 ecotype wild population from Czech Republic chromosome B21, carGib1.2-hapl.c, whole genome shotgun sequence harbors:
- the LOC127986196 gene encoding dolichol kinase: MQLDPVLVESAVVFSMVICVHCAVWSQLSWCCIALAIQAFYVQHKWDRLIRTGAAVFQFRPSANSGVLPASMVLPLLGLALRGHCIAVGNVHMERFTMVVTVIGMMLALFLSLIALGITRPVPTNTCVIAGIASSAILYTVKQTLTVSEVIEVLEVLLIFVYLSLILLYLLPRCFTPGEALLILGGISFIINQLIKRSLSSSGNANADPLTYFLPVVVLGLVLLGIFFALLFVFMESETWSASLFFHTMTGVLGLGLLVPWLSLLTKHHPITWLMHFITETNTRLWLIGYWAALSLLAVAVVMHQNSHRSAGSKKHQASTTVRKYFHLLTVLTFAPGLALDRALLHLAAVGCLSVFVFLEFVRCFRIRPLGAPVRRLLTLFLDERDSGPLILTHIYLLLGVALPVWLTPASCIPKGGGLLPYAGVLAVGVGDTVASVFGSTVGEIRWPGTKKTFEGTATSVFAQIIAVVVFLIADSSINLNASYSWVVGSITMVAMLEAYTSQIDNLLLPLYLYILLMI